A stretch of the uncultured Desulfobacter sp. genome encodes the following:
- a CDS encoding chloride channel protein — protein sequence MNLNRKSSVDLKYAGKWVFYFVLIGIMSGLGAVLFHYLCGLGMHYFLDMMAGYRPQGPAGEHLLLPHTDTPFNKWVLLVLPALGGLVSGWLVYTFAPEAEGHGTDAAIDAFHHKGGIIRSRIPIIKTIASTITLTTGGSGGREGPIAQIGGGFGSFLATRFNLSERERCIMMAAGIGAGVGSIFRAPLAGALFAAEVLYRDPEFESSVIIPAGISSVVAYCTFCLFFGWGSLFESPSFKFDNPFQLGPYLALAVVLVLTGILYVKVFYGITHLFRKLKLPNHIKPAVGGLITGVIGFFMPYTLAFGYGMAQEAIFNQLAIPVLLGLALGKIFTTSFSIGSGGSGGVFGPSVVIGGAMGGAVGQFFHMLLPTVVTQPGAFVIVGMAGFFTAVSNTPISTIIFVSEMTNSYHLLLPSLLVCSVCYLLATKWSIYENQVKSRVDSPLHAGEFMIDILQTIKVEKLKTLIKDVRCLNQDMSFNHFKKIFQTTKQRYFPVMNGKGELCGIFSSTDVREVLFSSDLGQLVVMKDIMVSNMITTTLSEDLNTVLLKLTKKNIDALPVVDEANPGLFIGMLYRRDIIAYYNQHVSQIREIEK from the coding sequence ATGAACTTAAACAGAAAAAGTAGTGTTGATCTGAAATATGCCGGCAAATGGGTGTTCTATTTTGTTCTGATTGGCATTATGTCCGGCCTTGGTGCGGTTCTGTTTCATTACTTGTGCGGCCTTGGCATGCACTATTTTTTAGACATGATGGCTGGATACAGGCCCCAAGGGCCTGCAGGCGAACATTTGTTGCTGCCTCATACTGATACACCGTTCAACAAGTGGGTGTTATTAGTATTACCGGCGTTGGGCGGTCTTGTCTCCGGGTGGCTTGTTTATACTTTTGCCCCGGAGGCAGAGGGGCATGGTACGGATGCCGCAATCGACGCCTTTCATCACAAGGGCGGTATTATCCGGTCACGGATTCCAATAATCAAAACCATTGCCTCCACCATCACGCTTACCACCGGTGGTTCCGGGGGCAGGGAAGGTCCCATTGCCCAGATTGGGGGCGGATTCGGCTCTTTTCTGGCCACCAGGTTTAATCTGTCTGAGCGGGAGCGGTGCATCATGATGGCCGCAGGTATTGGGGCCGGCGTGGGGAGTATCTTCAGGGCGCCTTTGGCTGGCGCCCTCTTTGCCGCAGAAGTCCTCTACCGTGATCCTGAATTTGAGTCTTCGGTTATCATACCAGCCGGTATCTCCTCTGTGGTCGCCTATTGTACCTTTTGTCTGTTTTTTGGATGGGGATCCCTTTTTGAGTCTCCGTCATTTAAATTTGACAATCCATTCCAGTTAGGTCCTTATCTTGCCCTCGCCGTGGTTCTGGTGCTCACCGGTATTTTGTATGTTAAAGTGTTTTACGGAATCACGCATCTGTTCAGAAAGCTGAAACTCCCAAATCATATTAAACCAGCCGTTGGCGGGCTTATAACCGGCGTCATCGGTTTTTTTATGCCCTATACTCTGGCCTTTGGATACGGCATGGCCCAGGAGGCCATTTTCAACCAGCTGGCCATCCCCGTGCTTTTGGGGCTTGCCCTGGGAAAAATTTTTACCACCTCCTTTTCCATTGGCTCCGGTGGGTCCGGTGGCGTATTTGGACCTTCGGTGGTCATCGGCGGTGCCATGGGCGGGGCTGTGGGGCAGTTTTTTCATATGTTGCTGCCCACGGTTGTAACCCAGCCGGGTGCCTTCGTCATTGTCGGCATGGCCGGGTTTTTCACGGCGGTGTCCAACACCCCCATCTCCACTATCATTTTTGTCAGTGAGATGACCAACTCCTATCATCTTTTGCTGCCAAGTCTTCTGGTTTGTTCGGTGTGTTATCTTTTGGCCACAAAATGGTCGATTTATGAAAACCAGGTAAAATCGCGAGTTGATTCACCGCTTCATGCCGGTGAATTTATGATAGATATTCTTCAAACCATAAAAGTGGAAAAACTTAAAACTTTGATCAAGGACGTCCGATGTCTGAACCAGGACATGAGTTTCAATCATTTTAAAAAAATATTCCAGACCACCAAACAAAGATATTTCCCGGTTATGAACGGGAAAGGGGAGTTGTGCGGCATTTTTTCCTCCACAGATGTTCGTGAGGTCCTTTTCTCAAGTGATCTTGGGCAATTGGTCGTTATGAAGGATATAATGGTCTCCAATATGATTACAACCACTTTGTCCGAAGATTTGAACACGGTACTGCTAAAACTTACAAAGAAAAATATTGATGCGCTGCCTGTGGTGGATGAGGCGAATCCGGGTCTCTTTATTGGTATGCTCTACCGTCGTGATATCATTGCCTACTATAACCAGCATGTGAGTCAAATTCGGGAGATAGAAAAGTAA
- a CDS encoding PxxKW family cysteine-rich protein: MICTTVRDGQECVFMTAKGCSYNEGSCFPIIDECKGCQRSAEFATGVYCAAAPDPSLKWKNGNCNMATHVKTATETKKQKLNPIKASKRR; this comes from the coding sequence ATGATTTGTACAACTGTTAGAGACGGCCAAGAGTGTGTATTCATGACAGCCAAGGGCTGCAGCTATAACGAAGGCAGCTGTTTTCCCATTATTGATGAATGCAAAGGATGCCAAAGAAGCGCCGAGTTCGCCACAGGTGTTTACTGCGCCGCCGCGCCTGACCCGTCTTTGAAGTGGAAAAACGGCAATTGTAATATGGCCACCCATGTTAAAACCGCCACCGAAACCAAGAAACAGAAACTTAACCCCATCAAGGCATCCAAACGAAGATAA
- a CDS encoding KpsF/GutQ family sugar-phosphate isomerase, which translates to MIIDDAVQVLKMEAQALLDLIEKLNADFKNLVNSICNAKGRVIISGIGKSGLIGRKIAATLSSTGTNAMFLHPVEAVHGDLGMVSRNDIFIAISNSGETGELNQLLPVIREVGCSIAGFTGKPESTMAGFCDMIIDTGVKKEACPLNMAPTCSTTAQLAMGDALAVALIKKKKFKKADFMRSHPGGALGQRLSGKVSDLMLKKSSVPFVQLGATMSQALACMDIHRLGAVFVLDPTDKLIGILTDGDVRHWLASGGGTVDTLLVDEVMTRSPRHLFPDSYLYEALNLMEKYEITVLPILGEKNCLKGLLHLHDILGKGTFKFNGGTQ; encoded by the coding sequence ATGATCATAGATGACGCTGTTCAAGTTCTAAAAATGGAAGCACAGGCCCTTTTGGACCTCATTGAAAAACTAAATGCTGATTTTAAAAACCTAGTCAACTCAATCTGCAATGCTAAAGGACGGGTCATAATTTCAGGAATCGGAAAATCGGGCTTAATCGGAAGAAAAATTGCAGCAACCTTAAGCAGTACAGGCACCAATGCCATGTTTCTTCATCCGGTTGAAGCGGTTCACGGCGACCTGGGCATGGTCAGCCGAAATGATATATTCATTGCCATCTCAAATTCAGGTGAAACCGGAGAACTTAATCAGCTTTTGCCGGTGATAAGGGAAGTGGGTTGCAGCATTGCAGGTTTTACGGGAAAGCCCGAATCCACCATGGCAGGATTCTGCGATATGATCATCGATACCGGTGTAAAAAAGGAAGCCTGCCCCTTAAATATGGCACCGACCTGTTCAACCACAGCCCAACTGGCCATGGGCGATGCCCTGGCCGTGGCCCTGATAAAAAAGAAAAAATTTAAAAAGGCTGATTTCATGCGCTCCCATCCCGGAGGCGCCCTTGGCCAGCGCTTATCCGGCAAGGTCAGCGATCTGATGCTTAAAAAATCAAGTGTGCCGTTTGTGCAACTAGGTGCCACCATGTCTCAGGCCCTTGCCTGCATGGACATTCACCGCCTGGGGGCTGTTTTTGTTCTTGATCCGACAGACAAACTTATTGGAATACTTACTGACGGAGATGTTCGGCACTGGCTTGCAAGCGGGGGCGGTACTGTCGACACGCTTCTTGTGGATGAGGTAATGACCCGATCACCAAGGCATCTATTCCCCGATTCTTATCTATATGAAGCCCTGAATTTAATGGAAAAATATGAAATTACGGTTTTACCTATCCTTGGTGAGAAAAATTGCCTTAAAGGGCTGCTGCATCTTCACGACATCCTGGGAAAGGGAACCTTTAAATTTAATGGAGGGACTCAATGA
- a CDS encoding serine acetyltransferase, which translates to MSPANKKENLCRCVGTQTRNLQRSALPGVIERIINTLDDPECFAHIGDAPIHFSTSVRDMIEKLRNILFPGYFSNEKMDRVNQTYHMGREISRLYDILSKQIIHVLRHDCLRFDRVCSECERRGNEAAFAVIEQVPVLRRKLAADVRAAYDGDPAAKSYDEIIFSYPGLYAITVHRIARILHQLDIPQLPRIMSELAHSLTGIDIHPGATIGERFVIDHGTGVVIGETSVIGENVRIYQNVTIGALSLPRDAGEKLRWVKRHPTIEDDVIIYSGATVLGGDTVIGARSVVGGNVWLTRSIPADTKIFMEEPRLIIQQQLKESISEGD; encoded by the coding sequence ATGAGTCCGGCAAACAAAAAAGAGAATTTATGCCGCTGTGTGGGCACGCAAACCCGGAACCTGCAAAGATCTGCCCTTCCCGGAGTTATTGAACGGATTATAAATACACTTGATGATCCTGAGTGCTTTGCTCATATTGGCGATGCGCCCATCCATTTTTCCACCTCGGTTCGAGACATGATTGAAAAATTAAGAAACATTTTGTTTCCTGGATATTTTTCAAATGAAAAAATGGACAGAGTTAACCAGACCTATCATATGGGGCGGGAAATAAGCCGGCTATATGATATTCTGTCTAAACAAATCATTCATGTATTGCGCCATGATTGTCTAAGATTTGACAGGGTCTGCTCGGAATGTGAACGCCGGGGCAATGAGGCTGCGTTTGCAGTGATTGAGCAGGTTCCGGTTCTGCGAAGAAAATTGGCTGCTGATGTCAGGGCGGCCTATGACGGTGATCCGGCCGCCAAAAGCTATGATGAAATTATTTTTTCTTACCCGGGACTGTATGCTATCACGGTTCACCGGATTGCCAGAATACTTCATCAGCTTGATATCCCCCAGTTGCCCAGGATTATGTCGGAACTGGCCCATAGCCTGACCGGGATTGACATTCACCCCGGTGCCACCATTGGTGAGCGGTTTGTCATCGACCACGGAACCGGTGTCGTCATCGGAGAAACATCCGTGATTGGTGAAAATGTGCGCATCTACCAAAATGTCACCATTGGTGCGTTGTCTCTGCCCAGGGATGCCGGAGAAAAGCTGCGCTGGGTAAAGCGACACCCCACCATTGAAGATGATGTGATTATCTATTCCGGGGCTACCGTGCTTGGTGGCGACACCGTTATCGGGGCGCGGTCCGTTGTGGGTGGGAATGTATGGCTTACACGCTCTATTCCGGCTGATACCAAAATATTCATGGAAGAGCCCCGCCTGATTATTCAACAGCAATTAAAGGAGTCAATAAGTGAAGGCGATTAA
- a CDS encoding helix-turn-helix transcriptional regulator, which produces MISNEFKILRSRLNRTQKEMAQLLGVSVKAIHSYEQGWRKIPAHVERQVYFLVSRTLQGPGKKKKCWDLLKCPREKKISCPAYEFQSGDMCWFINGTRCGGKIHDSWEKKMEGCRSCDVFLAMFNKMQGDQKK; this is translated from the coding sequence ATGATCAGCAATGAATTTAAGATACTTAGATCTCGTTTAAATCGTACCCAGAAAGAGATGGCCCAGCTTTTGGGGGTATCCGTTAAAGCAATACACAGCTATGAGCAGGGGTGGCGCAAAATTCCTGCCCATGTGGAAAGACAGGTCTATTTTTTGGTCTCCCGCACCCTGCAAGGGCCCGGCAAGAAAAAAAAGTGCTGGGATCTATTGAAATGCCCAAGAGAGAAGAAGATCAGTTGTCCGGCGTATGAATTTCAATCCGGGGATATGTGCTGGTTTATTAATGGTACGCGGTGTGGGGGAAAAATTCATGATTCCTGGGAGAAAAAAATGGAAGGGTGTCGAAGTTGCGATGTGTTTTTGGCGATGTTTAATAAGATGCAGGGGGATCAAAAAAAATGA
- a CDS encoding penicillin-binding protein activator: protein MQKNVPRQATVPELINQARILGDQCAVQDALLIYNHAFGLTQRPEAGNDAVFKTIILDDVENLLSKIEPEEIEKFSKIRNLSIPQDIFDYWAGYKYARQEDFINAANILNAFLEKYPNHPKSEQVKMLLAGLGAMPFNKKKIGVILPMSGKYKFYGQQAMKGIELALARLSESGIKGLSIEVKDSMSDPDHAAMCVDQLGNNDVFSILGPILVSRQAAENAQTLGIPMIALTQKTEFPQYGDYIFSNFLTPEMQVQTLGRYVFHDIGLQRVAVLYPNDKYGNRYMQAFINMVDQYEGQLTGAQEYDGNKTDFSDSIKQLIRNTGLRFQALFIPDSVSRINLILPQLVYHDAKDFTLLGTNLWHKDSLLKETKRYNRHAVICDGYFSGSVNPETVWFDKAYQDLYQENPGFLEAIAYDTAQILFMAASADDVSSRRQLKEVLQGQFIFDGATGRTRFDETGTPSKTLFLITIKEDKFMEINR from the coding sequence GTGCAGAAAAACGTACCCCGGCAGGCAACTGTGCCCGAACTTATCAATCAGGCCAGAATTTTAGGTGATCAATGTGCTGTTCAGGATGCTTTGCTTATCTATAATCATGCTTTTGGCCTGACCCAAAGGCCCGAGGCTGGTAATGATGCCGTTTTCAAAACGATTATTCTTGATGATGTTGAAAATTTGTTATCAAAAATTGAACCCGAAGAGATTGAAAAGTTTTCGAAAATTAGAAATCTGTCGATCCCACAGGATATTTTTGACTACTGGGCGGGTTACAAATACGCTCGGCAAGAAGATTTTATCAACGCGGCAAATATTTTGAATGCATTTCTTGAAAAATATCCCAATCATCCAAAAAGCGAGCAGGTAAAGATGCTTTTGGCAGGTTTGGGGGCCATGCCCTTTAATAAGAAAAAGATAGGGGTTATTCTGCCCATGTCCGGGAAATATAAGTTCTACGGGCAACAAGCCATGAAAGGGATAGAGCTTGCCCTGGCAAGACTTTCTGAATCCGGAATCAAGGGGTTAAGCATTGAGGTTAAAGACAGTATGTCAGATCCTGATCACGCAGCCATGTGCGTGGATCAGCTTGGAAACAATGATGTTTTTTCCATTCTGGGGCCGATTTTGGTGTCAAGGCAAGCGGCGGAAAACGCCCAGACCCTGGGTATCCCCATGATTGCTCTAACTCAGAAAACAGAATTTCCCCAATATGGAGATTATATATTCAGCAATTTTTTAACCCCTGAAATGCAAGTTCAGACGCTGGGCCGTTATGTTTTTCATGACATAGGGCTTCAAAGAGTGGCTGTTTTATATCCGAACGATAAATATGGCAATCGTTATATGCAGGCGTTTATAAATATGGTTGACCAGTATGAAGGCCAGTTAACAGGGGCTCAGGAGTACGATGGCAACAAAACCGATTTTTCGGATTCTATCAAACAGTTGATCAGGAATACAGGCTTACGTTTTCAGGCATTGTTTATCCCTGATTCGGTGTCTCGGATCAATTTGATACTCCCCCAGCTTGTTTATCATGACGCCAAGGATTTTACCCTGTTGGGAACCAATTTGTGGCACAAAGACAGCCTTCTAAAGGAAACGAAAAGGTATAATAGACACGCTGTCATCTGTGACGGATATTTTTCCGGCAGCGTCAATCCTGAAACCGTATGGTTTGATAAGGCCTACCAAGATTTATACCAGGAGAATCCCGGGTTTCTTGAAGCTATCGCCTATGATACGGCTCAAATTCTGTTTATGGCCGCCAGTGCCGATGACGTAAGTTCTAGACGCCAACTCAAGGAGGTCCTGCAGGGGCAGTTTATATTTGACGGGGCTACCGGACGCACACGGTTTGACGAGACCGGCACCCCAAGCAAGACGTTGTTTCTGATTACCATAAAGGAAGATAAGTTTATGGAGATCAACCGTTAA
- a CDS encoding aminotransferase class I/II-fold pyridoxal phosphate-dependent enzyme — MNPNAQELNIIIEQAAPHVYEMLSDMGKKLFYPKGILTQSAEAKDKADKVNATIGIAKQGSCVFSLSSVTKYITQIEPNNYLPYASSFGLPELRKKWLKELYVKNPSLEGTTVSLPVVTSGITHGVSIFSDMWVNADDVIVMPDMIWGNYNMIFCVRNSARFVTYRSYDKALTHFNLDDFERVIREQAAQNDKIITMLNFPHNPTGYTLSKKEADRVAEILIDVAQKGTNVVAACDDAYFGLFFEEETAKESLFAKLAGKTSRLLAVKLDGPTKEDYVMGFRTGFSTYGVAAESNLDGVYDALEKKTAGCIRGNISNCSHLSQTILVKSMEDKDYEAAKQEKFNLLKSRAMAIKEVLKDPKYADGFDVYPFNSGYFLCIRVKGVNAEELRIHLLENYGTGLISIGEDNLRVAFSCLEETNVKTLFDIILSGINDLRK; from the coding sequence ATGAATCCCAATGCGCAGGAACTGAATATCATTATTGAACAGGCTGCTCCCCATGTATATGAAATGCTCTCAGACATGGGAAAAAAATTGTTTTACCCAAAAGGTATTTTAACCCAGAGTGCTGAAGCTAAGGACAAGGCGGACAAGGTCAATGCTACCATTGGTATCGCAAAGCAGGGCAGTTGCGTGTTCAGTCTTTCTTCCGTAACAAAATACATTACTCAGATTGAGCCGAATAATTACCTGCCTTATGCATCTTCATTCGGGTTGCCCGAGCTGCGCAAAAAATGGCTTAAGGAACTGTATGTTAAAAATCCGTCACTTGAGGGAACTACCGTCAGCCTGCCCGTTGTCACATCCGGGATTACCCATGGGGTTTCTATTTTTTCCGACATGTGGGTAAATGCCGACGATGTTATCGTGATGCCGGATATGATATGGGGCAACTACAATATGATTTTTTGTGTCCGCAACAGTGCCCGGTTTGTTACATATAGATCTTATGACAAAGCCTTGACCCATTTTAACCTGGATGATTTTGAACGTGTGATCAGGGAGCAGGCGGCACAAAATGATAAAATCATTACGATGCTTAATTTTCCCCACAACCCAACCGGGTATACCCTGAGTAAAAAAGAGGCGGACCGAGTTGCAGAGATTCTCATTGATGTTGCACAAAAGGGCACGAATGTTGTGGCTGCTTGTGATGATGCTTATTTTGGACTGTTTTTCGAAGAGGAAACAGCCAAAGAGTCTTTGTTTGCAAAGCTCGCCGGTAAAACGAGCCGGCTCTTAGCTGTTAAACTCGACGGGCCTACCAAAGAAGATTATGTAATGGGGTTCAGGACCGGGTTTTCCACCTACGGGGTTGCCGCAGAAAGCAACCTTGACGGGGTGTATGACGCCCTGGAAAAAAAGACGGCCGGATGCATCCGGGGGAATATTTCAAACTGTTCCCATTTAAGCCAGACCATTCTTGTTAAGTCCATGGAAGACAAAGACTATGAAGCAGCTAAGCAGGAGAAGTTTAACCTGCTCAAATCCCGGGCCATGGCCATCAAAGAGGTACTCAAAGATCCAAAGTATGCGGATGGCTTTGATGTCTATCCATTTAACTCCGGATATTTTTTGTGTATCCGTGTTAAGGGCGTGAATGCAGAAGAGTTAAGAATCCATTTGCTTGAAAACTATGGTACCGGTTTAATCTCTATTGGCGAAGACAATCTTCGGGTGGCTTTTTCATGCCTGGAAGAAACAAATGTGAAAACTTTATTTGACATTATCCTCTCAGGGATCAATGATTTAAGAAAATAA
- a CDS encoding ATP-dependent 6-phosphofructokinase: MKNVNINTTIPVLGPARIPSPLACQGAFCDSKTRFIKDEYRISVNVRVDRIFEENQNNIPSFELAGPREKIYFDPSKLKCAVANCGGLCPGLNDIIRSLVLELYHVYGVKTIYGARYGLQGFIPEFGHDLIELTPQRVSGIQNTGGSMLGSSRGGQDIGEIVDCLERVGVGLLFMVGGDGTLMASKAIGDEILHRGLKISVVGIPKTIDNDIFLVSRSFGFDSAVDVATLAIKGAHNEAEAYPNGIGLIKLMGRHSGFLAATAALAQPDANFVLIPEEEILLHGENGLLAAIERRLALRKHAVIIVAEGAGQNFFEDKEIEHDASGNVKLKDIGLFLKSEISDYFKAKDVPISLKYIDPSYIIRSLPANANDSVFCGLLARDAVHAGMAGKTNLLISFWNNNYVHVPMEASAGRRKKMDPSGKLWQSVLESTGQETLFNG, from the coding sequence ATGAAAAATGTGAATATCAACACGACCATTCCCGTTTTAGGCCCCGCACGAATTCCATCCCCCTTGGCTTGTCAGGGAGCGTTCTGTGATAGTAAAACACGTTTCATTAAAGATGAATACAGAATCAGCGTTAATGTCAGGGTTGACCGAATTTTTGAGGAAAACCAAAATAATATCCCCAGTTTTGAATTAGCCGGTCCCCGGGAAAAAATTTACTTTGATCCCAGCAAACTCAAGTGCGCGGTGGCCAACTGCGGGGGATTATGTCCTGGACTGAACGACATTATCCGGTCATTAGTGCTTGAATTATACCATGTGTATGGCGTCAAAACTATTTATGGTGCCCGTTACGGCCTCCAGGGCTTTATCCCTGAATTCGGCCACGACCTGATTGAACTGACCCCCCAACGGGTTTCGGGCATTCAGAATACCGGAGGGTCCATGCTGGGTTCTTCCCGGGGAGGACAGGATATTGGAGAAATTGTCGACTGCCTGGAACGCGTTGGAGTTGGTCTGCTTTTTATGGTTGGGGGAGACGGGACACTGATGGCCTCCAAGGCCATTGGCGATGAAATTTTACACCGCGGATTGAAAATTTCAGTGGTTGGCATCCCAAAAACCATTGATAATGATATTTTCCTGGTATCCCGTTCTTTTGGCTTTGATTCAGCCGTGGACGTGGCCACCCTTGCAATTAAGGGCGCTCATAACGAAGCCGAGGCCTACCCTAACGGTATCGGCCTGATCAAGCTTATGGGAAGGCATTCCGGATTTCTGGCAGCCACGGCCGCCCTGGCCCAACCCGACGCTAATTTTGTGCTTATTCCCGAAGAAGAGATCCTGCTGCATGGGGAAAACGGACTCTTGGCTGCTATAGAGCGGCGTCTGGCCCTAAGAAAGCATGCGGTGATCATTGTGGCCGAAGGAGCCGGCCAGAATTTCTTTGAAGACAAAGAAATTGAACATGATGCGTCCGGCAATGTAAAACTCAAGGATATCGGCCTGTTTTTAAAATCAGAAATCAGTGATTATTTTAAAGCCAAGGATGTCCCCATCTCTTTAAAATACATTGATCCATCCTACATTATTCGCAGCCTGCCGGCGAATGCCAATGACTCTGTGTTCTGCGGGCTGCTGGCAAGGGACGCCGTACATGCAGGCATGGCCGGAAAAACCAATCTTCTTATCAGCTTCTGGAATAATAACTATGTTCATGTACCCATGGAAGCATCGGCCGGGCGACGCAAAAAGATGGATCCTTCAGGAAAGCTGTGGCAGTCGGTGCTTGAATCCACAGGTCAGGAGACATTATTTAACGGTTGA
- the truA gene encoding tRNA pseudouridine(38-40) synthase TruA, translating to MPKTLKNIDNPETNFKIVVAYDGTNFFGWQRQKDKPTIQGELERTLSIILNQEVKIHGSGRTDAGVHARAQVAHFHAKTRLAPDIIQKGMNSLMSAPIVIHDCERTDPDFHAQYHVRSKEYRYYILNREIPTAIGRDYLWHVKPLLNIDRMNQCCGYLVGEHDFQAFENTGSPRSSTVRTIFSANWIKKPCDRLEFCICATGFLKNMVRNIVGTMKDAGTGRISPEMFNIILDSCERPLAGATAPSRGLFLHQVNY from the coding sequence ATGCCAAAAACACTTAAAAATATTGACAATCCAGAAACGAATTTCAAAATTGTGGTTGCCTATGACGGCACCAACTTTTTTGGATGGCAACGCCAGAAGGACAAGCCCACCATCCAGGGTGAACTGGAACGTACATTATCCATCATCTTAAACCAGGAGGTCAAAATTCATGGGTCCGGACGTACGGATGCAGGCGTCCATGCCCGGGCTCAGGTGGCCCATTTCCATGCAAAAACCCGCCTGGCACCTGATATTATTCAAAAAGGAATGAACAGTCTTATGTCCGCGCCTATTGTCATCCATGACTGCGAGCGTACAGATCCCGATTTCCATGCCCAGTATCATGTCCGCTCCAAAGAGTACCGGTACTACATACTAAACAGAGAGATCCCCACGGCCATTGGCCGGGATTATCTATGGCATGTAAAGCCGCTTTTGAACATTGATCGAATGAATCAGTGTTGTGGATACCTTGTGGGCGAACATGATTTTCAAGCCTTTGAGAATACGGGCAGTCCAAGATCCTCCACAGTAAGAACGATTTTCAGTGCAAACTGGATAAAAAAGCCTTGCGATCGGCTGGAATTTTGTATTTGTGCCACAGGATTTCTAAAAAACATGGTCCGAAATATCGTAGGTACCATGAAAGATGCCGGTACAGGACGGATCAGTCCGGAAATGTTCAATATAATACTCGATTCGTGTGAACGCCCCCTTGCCGGGGCAACTGCGCCGTCAAGGGGGCTGTTTCTTCATCAAGTTAATTATTGA
- a CDS encoding TusE/DsrC/DsvC family sulfur relay protein, which produces MATLEFNGKTFEIDEDGFLLDYNMYNEEWVTYVQGQEGIDEMTDEHWQLVKVLQDYYEKNGIAPMVRVLSKLTKFKLKHIYELFPSGPGKGACKMAGLPKPTGCV; this is translated from the coding sequence ATGGCAACACTTGAGTTCAACGGTAAAACATTCGAAATAGATGAAGACGGATTTCTTCTTGATTACAATATGTACAATGAAGAGTGGGTAACATACGTACAAGGTCAGGAAGGCATCGATGAGATGACTGACGAACACTGGCAGCTGGTTAAAGTTCTCCAGGACTACTACGAAAAAAATGGTATTGCTCCCATGGTTCGCGTTCTTTCCAAACTCACTAAGTTCAAACTGAAACACATCTATGAACTGTTCCCCTCTGGACCTGGTAAAGGAGCCTGCAAAATGGCCGGCCTTCCGAAACCGACCGGTTGTGTATAG
- the miaA gene encoding tRNA (adenosine(37)-N6)-dimethylallyltransferase MiaA: MTKIITICGPTGIGKTGFAIALAREFNGEIIGADSMQIYKYMDIGTAKPDEKERQLAVHHLVDFLDPADNFDAKKFTALADQAISDIAERGKVPVVAGGTGLYIRALIHGLFRGKPACPSTLDKLNKALEEKGGVALHEQLAQCDPKAAETIHPNDGFRIVRALEVFLTTGVPISECRQTHDFRSDRYQSLTFGLQMDRKLLYDRINQRVDIMMAQGLLAEVKKLVKQGYSLELKSMQSIGYRHMGMYLRGEVGLEEAVRLLKRDTRRYAKRQFTWFNKEKNLIWIDTKDLEKAIEMARDFLR; this comes from the coding sequence ATGACAAAAATTATTACAATATGCGGACCAACAGGGATTGGAAAAACCGGTTTTGCCATTGCCCTGGCCCGGGAATTTAATGGCGAGATCATTGGCGCAGATTCCATGCAGATATATAAATATATGGATATTGGAACTGCTAAACCCGATGAAAAGGAGCGGCAGCTTGCTGTACACCACCTGGTTGATTTTCTTGATCCAGCAGATAATTTTGATGCGAAAAAATTTACTGCATTGGCGGATCAGGCTATTTCCGATATTGCAGAACGGGGCAAGGTGCCGGTGGTCGCCGGTGGCACTGGGCTTTATATCAGAGCCTTAATTCACGGCTTGTTCAGAGGGAAGCCTGCTTGTCCGTCAACTCTGGATAAGCTGAATAAAGCGCTTGAGGAAAAGGGTGGCGTGGCGCTTCATGAGCAATTGGCTCAATGTGATCCCAAAGCAGCAGAAACGATTCATCCCAATGACGGATTCAGGATAGTTCGAGCCCTTGAGGTGTTTTTGACCACGGGCGTTCCCATTTCCGAATGTCGGCAGACCCACGATTTCAGGTCAGATCGATACCAAAGTCTTACCTTTGGCCTTCAAATGGATCGAAAACTGTTATATGACCGGATCAATCAGCGGGTGGATATTATGATGGCCCAAGGGTTGCTCGCTGAAGTTAAAAAACTTGTGAAGCAGGGGTATTCCCTGGAATTGAAATCCATGCAATCCATCGGCTACCGGCATATGGGTATGTATCTAAGAGGAGAAGTCGGCCTTGAAGAAGCGGTTCGGCTACTTAAACGTGATACCCGCAGGTATGCCAAACGGCAATTTACCTGGTTTAACAAGGAAAAAAATCTAATCTGGATTGATACTAAAGATTTGGAAAAAGCCATTGAAATGGCAAGAGATTTTTTGAGATAA